The window CCCCTTATCCCGGTACCGAACTATTTAAAACCATGGAAAGACAGGGAAGGATAATTACCAAAAACTGGGATTTGTATGATACCCGCAAAGTGGTTTATCAAACCGTTGGCTTAAGCGCACAGGAACTGGAAGATGGCTACTGGTGGGCTTATAAGGAATTTTATAAATGGAACAACATCTTCAGGGCCAGCATTCAGCACCAATCGCATATACACAAGCTCAAACACTTTTTTTATGCCGGCGGCTGGAAAAAATTTGAACCGGTGTGGAATTTCCTCATCAAAACAAAAAATCTCAACAACACGCTCCCTGCCCTCGAAACCGTGCTATCAAAAATAAACTTCGGCAAAAAACCTGATAAAGAAGCCGGACCAATGCCCTTATACTTACCTGAAGCCTAAACCTATCAACTATTTAACCCAATCAACCATTCACTTAATCAACCACTCACCAAATTAAATCACCCCCGCCTTTTCCAACTCCACTTCCATTTGCTGTTGAATAAGTAATGCTTCGGCGCGGGCTGCTTCGGCAAAATTTTCGTCGTTACCGGCGTAGATGATCGAGCGGGATGCATTTACAATCAGACCGCAATCTTTGGTAATGCCATATTTACACACTTCTTCCAGGCTGCCCCCCTGGGCGCCTACTCCCGGCACCAGCAGGAAGTTATCCGGCGCGTATTTGCGGATGTTGGTAAATTCGGTGCTTTTGGTGGCGCCTACCACATACATAATTCTATCGGCCCCGGCCCAGGTATTGGCTTTTTGGATAACGGTTTCGTACAAATAACCGTCGCCGGTTTCCAGGTACTGAAAATCCTTGCTACCTACCGATGAGGTGAGTGCCAGGATAATAATCCATTTGCCATCATATTTAAGATATGGCGTAACGCTGTCATTACCCATATAAGGGGTTATGGTGATAGCATCAAAGCTCATGCCCGATGCTTCTTCATTAAAAAAGGCTGTGGCATATTTATCAGATGTATTGCCTATATCGCCTCTTTTTGCATCTATTATATTTAAGGTATCCCTGGGCAGGTATTTCCAGGTATCTATCAGGCTTTGCAGGCCTTTTATGCCACGTGCTTCGTAAAAAGCGGCATTGGGTTTGTAGGATACGCAAAGATCTTTAGTGGCATCAATAATTCGTTTGTTAAATTCAAAGATAGGATCCGGGTAATTTTTTAAAAATTCGGGAATCTTATCAATATCAGTATCAAGGCCTACACATAAAAAGGATTTTTTTTGCTTGATCTGGTCTATTAGCTGCCTGCGCGATATCATAGGAAGGGATTAAATATTCGGATGGCAAAAAAACTAAAAATTTAGCTTAAACGTTATAACACCGCAGATATTTATTTAATTAATTTGATATTAAGAAATAATTGTTTAGAATTGCATCGTTTTCCTTTGAATTTTTTCTTGCACCAAAGAAACAATTTAAAACCCCACGATTTTTATTAACTAATGTTTTGAGTGGGTTTGGATGTTTATTTAATCAATGCTTCAAGATCAATTTCTTACTATAACGCCCCGTGTGTAACAACGTATTAGCCAAAATGCACATGGAAGTTTTATAACCGTTTGAAAACTATTTACGATATTAAAAATCCCTTTGAACTATAATTCATATCATGTCTGATAAAATCGAATTGAACGACAAACTCGTTTCAGAGTTGCGCGAAATTGCAAAAAATTTAGGTATTGCTGAGGCCGACGAACTACGTAAAGCACAGCTAATTGCACGTATTATTGAACAACAACAATTAATTGAGGCCGCAAGGGTACAACAGAACATTGTTGAACAAAATTATGCACCGATTACAGCCGAGCCTGTAGCCGAAGAAGCCGGTGAAAAAACACGCAAGCGTACCCGCGTGTTAAAACCAAAAAACCAGCCCCGCGTTGAAGTACCTTTGGATGATACCAACCTGTTTGACCAGGAAGAGGACGATCAAAACAACGCAGACGCTGTTAACGATACAACCATACCGGCACCCGTAACAGGCGAAACCCCTGATAACCAGCCCGGCGAAGCGGCACCAAAACCTGAAGCTGTTGTTGCCGAAGGCCGCCCGCAAAAATTTGACAGACGCCAGCCAAATGGCAACCCTAACCAGCAAAAAGCACAGGAACCACCAATAAACCTTGATTTTGATAACGTTATTGTAAATGAAGGTGTATTGGAAATTATGCCTGATGGTTATGGCTTTTTAAGGTCATCTGACTACAACTACCTTACTTCTCCTGATGATATTTACGTATCACAATCGCAAATAAAACTTTTTGGCTTAAAAACAGGTGATACCGTTCGCGGAAGCATCCGCCCGCCAAAAGAAGGCGAAAAATATTTCCCTTTGGTACGTGTTGAGGCTATTAACGGCCGCATTCCTGCCGAAGTACGTGACCGCGTTCCCTTTGATCACTTAACGCCACTTTTCCCATCCGAGAAACTAAGCTTGTTTACTGATCCGGGTAACTATTCAACCCGTATCATGGATTTGTTCTCGCCTATTGGTAAAGGTCAGCGCGGGTTAATTGTGGCACAGCCTAAAACCGGTAAAACCATGTTGTTAAAGGATGTGGCCAATGCCATAGCCCGTAACCACCCCGAAGTTTACCTGATTATTTTACTGATTGACGAGCGCCCTGAAGAGGTAACCGATATGGCCCGCAGCGTACGCGCCGAAGTAGTATCATCAACATTTGATGAGCCTGCCGAGCGCCACGTAAAAATTGCCAACATTGTTTTGGAAAAAGCAAAACGTATGGTAGAGTGTGGTCACGATGTGGTGATCTTGTTAGATTCTATAACCCGTTTGGCCCGTGCTTATAACACAGTTGCACCTGCATCAGGTAAAATACTATCGGGTGGTGTTGATGCCAACGCATTGCACAAACCAAAACGCTTTTTTGGCGCGGCCCGTAACATCGAAGATGGCGGTTCATTAACCATCATCGCTACTGCCCTTACAGAAACCGGCTCAAAAATGGATGAGGTTATTTTTGAAGAGTTTAAAGGTACCGGTAACATGGAGTTACAACTGGATCGTAAACTTTCAAACAAGCGTATTTTCCCTGCTATCGATATCACTGCATCAAGTACCCGCCGCGACGATCTGTTGCTTGACCGCGAAACTTTACAGCGCATCTGGATATTGCGTAACCACCTGGCCGACATGAACTCGCAAGAATCAATGGAGTTTTTACAGGCACAAATAAGGGGTACCAAAACCAACGAAGAGTTCCTGATTTCGATGAATTCGTAATATTTTAGTGGTAATGAAGTTATATTTAATGTAAATATTATTTGTAACTTCATTATTACTTAATAAAATCCTGATAACTTCGTAACACAAAATGAAGAGACGAGTTAGAAAACACCTGCCCAATACCATAACTTGCGCCAACCTGTTTAGCGGCTGTATAGGCATCGTGTTTGCCTTTCAGGGTAATTTATTAATCGCATCATACGCCATTTTCCTGGCTGCCATTTTTGATTTTTTTGATGGCTTTGCATCCAGGGTACTCAACTCCTACTCGTTTATAGGCAAAGACCTTGATTCGCTGGCAGATATGGTAAGCTTTGGCTTTTTACCGTCGG is drawn from Mucilaginibacter ginsenosidivorax and contains these coding sequences:
- the pyrF gene encoding orotidine-5'-phosphate decarboxylase, which gives rise to MSRRQLIDQIKQKKSFLCVGLDTDIDKIPEFLKNYPDPIFEFNKRIIDATKDLCVSYKPNAAFYEARGIKGLQSLIDTWKYLPRDTLNIIDAKRGDIGNTSDKYATAFFNEEASGMSFDAITITPYMGNDSVTPYLKYDGKWIIILALTSSVGSKDFQYLETGDGYLYETVIQKANTWAGADRIMYVVGATKSTEFTNIRKYAPDNFLLVPGVGAQGGSLEEVCKYGITKDCGLIVNASRSIIYAGNDENFAEAARAEALLIQQQMEVELEKAGVI
- the rho gene encoding transcription termination factor Rho, which produces MSDKIELNDKLVSELREIAKNLGIAEADELRKAQLIARIIEQQQLIEAARVQQNIVEQNYAPITAEPVAEEAGEKTRKRTRVLKPKNQPRVEVPLDDTNLFDQEEDDQNNADAVNDTTIPAPVTGETPDNQPGEAAPKPEAVVAEGRPQKFDRRQPNGNPNQQKAQEPPINLDFDNVIVNEGVLEIMPDGYGFLRSSDYNYLTSPDDIYVSQSQIKLFGLKTGDTVRGSIRPPKEGEKYFPLVRVEAINGRIPAEVRDRVPFDHLTPLFPSEKLSLFTDPGNYSTRIMDLFSPIGKGQRGLIVAQPKTGKTMLLKDVANAIARNHPEVYLIILLIDERPEEVTDMARSVRAEVVSSTFDEPAERHVKIANIVLEKAKRMVECGHDVVILLDSITRLARAYNTVAPASGKILSGGVDANALHKPKRFFGAARNIEDGGSLTIIATALTETGSKMDEVIFEEFKGTGNMELQLDRKLSNKRIFPAIDITASSTRRDDLLLDRETLQRIWILRNHLADMNSQESMEFLQAQIRGTKTNEEFLISMNS